One Peptostreptococcus equinus genomic window carries:
- a CDS encoding DHHW family protein, with protein sequence MSKKIRYREPDMPESLRKLLELDVEDPRFDDYYRKNRSSKTKRPQSTSNSKKKAIATKKSTHTKKKLGTSKSNDQRKNSHSSRLGDLSKSSKTNNSASNANLRKGRSFSNRNHGELDKRPKKSNKRAEIHNSNKYKLDKENVVKNNRNAIKNKSSNIKRNTYIGDRRKSSQSKPKSHVSISGILFYILNLLRMLIDFVINGGDKKLYINKENKKKLDKSYFRINTAILFVIVFVLLLLNIVTPSNKISEAENRTLAQAPKFSIDRLIHGKYGEDFSTYVSDQFVFRKNFIKTKANFDRFMGKKEINGVYICKDDYLMEGFKRSDDKTTDAKVKAINNFSNKNKSIKVSVLLAPNKVEVYNNLMPTNAPVDSQKEYLNYVKKGLDDKIKFVDALDPMLRAKNNEQLYFRTDHHWTVDGAYLAYKSYCKTLNIEPVGLNSFTKSLATDKFYGSLYYKNAAQIGKPDKLEMYLQQNDLVVLSKYYDTKKKIPSLYDAEKLDTKDPYQVFTGGNHTQIKIRTNVDTDRKLLIFKDSYANAMLPFLVNNYSEIMVVDLRYYTGKVQDLTSNGSFTDALILANANTFNTDSSILNLNY encoded by the coding sequence ATGAGTAAAAAGATAAGATATCGTGAACCCGACATGCCTGAAAGTTTAAGAAAACTACTAGAACTAGATGTAGAAGACCCTAGATTTGATGATTATTATAGGAAAAATAGATCATCAAAAACTAAAAGACCACAATCGACTTCAAATTCAAAGAAAAAAGCTATTGCTACAAAAAAATCTACACATACTAAGAAAAAGTTAGGTACTAGTAAATCTAATGATCAAAGAAAAAATAGTCACTCAAGTAGATTAGGGGATTTAAGTAAGTCATCTAAAACAAATAATAGCGCCTCAAATGCCAATTTAAGAAAGGGAAGATCTTTTTCCAATAGAAACCATGGGGAATTAGACAAAAGGCCTAAAAAAAGCAATAAAAGGGCTGAGATACATAATTCAAACAAATATAAGCTAGACAAAGAGAATGTTGTTAAAAATAATAGAAATGCAATAAAAAATAAATCCTCTAATATAAAAAGAAACACATATATAGGGGATAGAAGAAAATCCTCTCAATCAAAACCTAAATCACATGTAAGTATAAGTGGTATTTTATTTTATATACTTAATTTACTTCGCATGTTAATAGATTTTGTAATCAATGGCGGTGATAAAAAATTATATATAAATAAGGAAAATAAAAAGAAATTAGATAAGAGTTATTTTAGAATTAATACAGCAATTTTATTTGTTATTGTTTTTGTTCTATTGTTGCTTAATATTGTGACACCTTCAAATAAAATATCAGAAGCGGAGAATAGAACATTGGCTCAGGCTCCAAAATTTTCTATAGATAGACTTATACATGGCAAATATGGTGAAGATTTTTCCACGTATGTGTCTGATCAGTTTGTATTTAGAAAGAATTTCATTAAAACAAAAGCAAATTTTGATAGATTTATGGGCAAGAAAGAAATCAATGGAGTATATATCTGCAAGGATGACTATTTGATGGAAGGCTTTAAGAGAAGTGATGATAAGACAACAGATGCTAAAGTGAAGGCTATAAATAACTTTTCTAACAAGAATAAGAGTATAAAAGTAAGTGTATTATTAGCTCCGAATAAAGTAGAAGTTTATAATAATTTAATGCCAACTAATGCACCAGTCGATTCGCAAAAAGAATATTTAAATTATGTTAAAAAAGGATTGGATGATAAAATCAAATTTGTAGATGCACTTGATCCTATGCTAAGAGCAAAGAATAACGAACAGCTATACTTTAGAACAGATCATCACTGGACTGTAGATGGTGCTTATTTAGCATATAAAAGCTATTGCAAGACTTTGAATATTGAGCCAGTAGGTCTTAATTCATTTACAAAGTCTCTTGCAACAGATAAGTTCTATGGTAGCCTGTATTATAAAAATGCAGCCCAGATAGGTAAACCTGATAAGCTAGAGATGTATTTACAACAAAATGATTTAGTAGTTCTTTCAAAATATTATGATACAAAGAAAAAAATTCCTAGTTTGTATGATGCAGAAAAGTTGGATACAAAGGATCCATATCAGGTTTTTACTGGAGGTAATCATACTCAGATAAAGATTAGAACCAATGTAGATACAGATAGAAAGTTATTAATATTTAAAGATTCTTATGCTAATGCTATGCTGCCATTTTTGGTAAATAATTATTCGGAAATCATGGTAGTTGACCTTAGGTATTATACAGGAAAAGTTCAAGATTTAACTTCTAATGGTTCATTCACTGATGCTTTGATATTGGCTAATGCCAATACATTTAATACAGATTCTTCAATATTGAATCTTAATTATTAA
- the tuf gene encoding elongation factor Tu has translation MAKAKFERNKPHVNIGTIGHVDHGKTTLTAAITKTLFDKYQLGEAVDFANIDKAPEERERGITISTAHVEYETPNRHYAHVDCPGHADYVKNMITGAAQMDGAILVVAATDGPMPQTREHILLSRQVGVPYIVVFLNKCDMVDDEELLELVEMEVRELLNEYEFPGDDTPIVRGSALMALEEPGSKWSDIIVDFFEEIDEYIPAPERAVDKDFLMPVEDIFSITGRGTVATGRVERGVLKVSDEVELVGLSEQPRKVVVTGVEMFRKLLDQAEAGDNIGALLRGIQRDEIERGQVLAKPGSVHAHTKFTAEIYVLKKEEGGRHTPFFDGYRPQFYFRTTDVTGECKLPEGIEMVMPGDNVTIEVDLINSICVEEGLRFAIREGGRTVASGVVASIIE, from the coding sequence ATGGCAAAAGCTAAATTTGAAAGAAACAAGCCACATGTTAACATTGGAACAATAGGTCACGTAGACCATGGTAAAACAACATTAACAGCAGCAATAACAAAGACTTTATTTGATAAGTATCAGTTAGGTGAAGCAGTAGACTTCGCTAACATAGATAAGGCACCAGAAGAAAGAGAAAGAGGAATCACAATATCAACAGCGCATGTTGAATATGAAACACCAAACAGACACTACGCACACGTAGACTGCCCAGGCCATGCGGATTATGTAAAGAACATGATAACAGGAGCAGCACAGATGGACGGTGCAATCCTAGTAGTTGCAGCAACAGATGGACCAATGCCTCAGACAAGAGAACATATCCTACTATCAAGACAGGTAGGTGTACCATATATAGTAGTATTCCTAAACAAGTGCGATATGGTAGATGATGAAGAACTATTAGAATTAGTAGAAATGGAAGTAAGAGAATTACTAAATGAATATGAATTCCCAGGAGATGATACTCCAATAGTAAGAGGATCAGCATTAATGGCATTAGAAGAGCCAGGATCAAAGTGGTCAGATATAATAGTAGATTTCTTCGAAGAAATAGATGAATATATTCCAGCACCAGAAAGAGCAGTAGACAAGGACTTCTTAATGCCAGTAGAAGACATCTTCTCAATCACAGGAAGAGGAACAGTAGCTACAGGTAGAGTAGAAAGAGGAGTATTAAAGGTATCTGATGAAGTAGAATTAGTAGGATTATCAGAACAGCCAAGAAAGGTAGTAGTAACAGGAGTAGAAATGTTTAGAAAGTTACTAGATCAGGCAGAAGCTGGAGATAATATAGGAGCACTACTAAGAGGAATCCAAAGAGATGAAATAGAAAGAGGCCAGGTATTAGCAAAGCCGGGTTCAGTACATGCACATACAAAGTTTACAGCAGAAATATATGTGTTAAAGAAAGAAGAAGGTGGTAGACATACTCCATTCTTTGATGGATATAGACCACAGTTCTATTTCAGAACAACAGACGTAACAGGTGAGTGTAAATTACCAGAAGGAATAGAAATGGTAATGCCAGGAGATAACGTAACAATAGAAGTAGACCTAATCAACTCAATATGTGTTGAAGAAGGTTTAAGATTTGCCATAAGAGAAGGTGGTAGAACAGTAGCTTCAGGAGTTGTTGCATCAATAATTGAATAA
- the fusA gene encoding elongation factor G, giving the protein MARQFPLEKTRNIGIMAHIDAGKTTTTERILFYAGRTHKIGETHDGASQMDWMEQEKERGITITSAATTCQWKEHRINIIDTPGHVDFTVEVERSLRVLDGSVAVFCARSGVEPQSENVWRQAETYGVPRIAFVNKMDRQGADFLNVVHMMKDRLKANAVPMQLPIGSEDDFTGIIDLLTMKANIYKNDEGTDIEVTEIPADMIELAEEYREKLVESVSETDEDLMMKYLEGEEISVEELKAGIRKATIACEMNPVLCGTAYKNKGVQLLLDAVIEYLPAPTDIESITGILPDGEEAARHASDEEPFSALAFKIMTDPFVGKLAFFRVYSGTLESGSYVLNATKNKRERIGRILQMHANTREEITNVYAGDIAAAVGLKDTTTGDSLCDPNEPIILESMEFPEPVIFVAIEPASKAAQEKMGVALQKLAEEDPTFTVRTDKETGQTIIGGMGELHLEVIVDRLLREFKVEANVGAPQVAYRETITVPVDVEYKYSKQSGGRGQYGHVKIRVNPLEPGEGYKFENVTVGGSVPKEYVGPVDQGVQGAMQSGIVAGYPVVDVGVELYDGSYHEVDSSEMAFKMAASMAFKDAMKKGNAVLLEPIFAVEVVTPEDYMGDVMGDLNSRRGLIQGMEARNGAQVIKAHVPLSEMFGYSTDLRSSTQGRATYTMIFDHYSQVPASVAKKLTEGK; this is encoded by the coding sequence ATGGCTAGACAATTTCCATTGGAAAAAACTAGAAATATAGGAATAATGGCCCATATAGATGCAGGAAAAACTACAACTACTGAAAGAATCCTGTTCTATGCTGGACGTACTCATAAAATAGGAGAAACTCATGATGGTGCATCACAGATGGACTGGATGGAGCAGGAAAAAGAAAGAGGTATCACAATTACTTCTGCCGCTACTACTTGTCAGTGGAAAGAACATAGAATCAATATTATAGATACTCCAGGTCACGTCGACTTTACTGTTGAAGTTGAAAGATCTCTTAGAGTTCTTGATGGATCAGTTGCAGTTTTCTGTGCTAGATCAGGAGTTGAACCTCAATCAGAAAATGTTTGGAGACAGGCTGAAACTTACGGTGTACCTAGAATAGCATTTGTAAATAAAATGGATAGACAGGGTGCTGACTTCCTAAATGTTGTACATATGATGAAGGATAGACTAAAGGCTAATGCAGTTCCAATGCAGTTACCAATAGGTAGCGAAGATGATTTCACAGGAATTATAGATCTTCTTACAATGAAGGCCAACATTTATAAGAACGATGAAGGTACTGATATAGAAGTAACTGAAATTCCAGCAGACATGATAGAACTTGCTGAAGAATACAGAGAAAAATTAGTTGAATCAGTTTCTGAAACTGACGAAGATTTAATGATGAAGTACCTTGAAGGTGAAGAAATATCAGTCGAAGAATTAAAGGCAGGAATAAGAAAGGCTACAATAGCTTGTGAAATGAACCCAGTACTTTGCGGTACAGCTTACAAGAACAAGGGTGTTCAGTTATTACTAGATGCTGTTATAGAATACCTTCCTGCACCAACTGATATAGAATCAATCACTGGTATATTACCAGATGGTGAAGAAGCTGCTAGACACGCTTCAGATGAAGAACCTTTCTCAGCTTTAGCGTTCAAGATAATGACTGACCCATTTGTTGGTAAGTTAGCATTCTTTAGAGTTTACTCTGGTACATTAGAATCAGGTTCTTATGTATTAAACGCTACAAAGAATAAGAGAGAGAGAATTGGTCGTATCCTACAGATGCATGCCAATACAAGAGAAGAAATAACTAACGTTTATGCGGGAGATATAGCTGCTGCAGTAGGTCTTAAGGATACTACAACAGGAGACTCACTATGTGATCCTAATGAACCAATAATACTAGAATCAATGGAATTCCCTGAACCAGTTATATTCGTTGCTATAGAACCAGCTTCTAAGGCAGCTCAGGAAAAGATGGGTGTAGCTCTTCAGAAACTTGCTGAAGAAGATCCAACTTTCACTGTTAGAACTGATAAGGAAACAGGACAGACTATCATCGGTGGTATGGGTGAACTTCACCTTGAAGTTATCGTTGACAGACTTCTTAGAGAATTCAAGGTTGAAGCTAATGTAGGTGCCCCTCAGGTTGCTTACAGAGAAACAATTACAGTTCCAGTAGATGTTGAATACAAGTATTCTAAGCAGTCAGGCGGTAGAGGTCAGTACGGTCATGTTAAAATTAGAGTTAACCCACTTGAACCAGGTGAAGGATACAAGTTTGAAAATGTTACTGTTGGTGGATCTGTACCTAAAGAATATGTTGGTCCAGTTGATCAAGGTGTTCAGGGCGCTATGCAGTCAGGTATAGTTGCTGGCTATCCAGTAGTTGACGTTGGTGTTGAACTATATGATGGTTCTTATCATGAAGTCGATTCATCAGAAATGGCCTTCAAGATGGCAGCATCTATGGCATTTAAGGATGCTATGAAGAAGGGTAATGCAGTATTACTTGAACCTATATTTGCAGTTGAAGTTGTTACTCCAGAAGATTACATGGGTGATGTTATGGGTGACTTGAACTCAAGAAGAGGTCTTATCCAGGGTATGGAAGCTAGAAACGGAGCTCAGGTAATAAAGGCTCATGTTCCGCTATCTGAAATGTTTGGATATTCTACAGACTTAAGATCTTCAACTCAGGGTAGAGCTACATATACAATGATATTTGATCATTACTCACAGGTTCCAGCATCTGTTGCTAAGAAGCTTACTGAAGGTAAGTAA
- a CDS encoding GDSL-type esterase/lipase family protein — MNKKVIALSGITIISASIFINSNIFAADSSKTDAESIAWTKAFIKREMGRNISDTEKEINKVNEDSDIKKFDMSKAQKRFEDTLFVGDSVTEYLREANILDSSSVVAKKGEHVNQAEKHLNEIKDLKPKQVVILYGANDITYSSPEKFKEEYIKLVKSIKEVDKDVNIFIQAPLPVYEKVAAAKDSRINNENIKLFTEKAKQVASMTGAHFLSSDGLITSDEMYEPDGIHLKYAFYRNWLHFLSENI, encoded by the coding sequence ATGAATAAGAAAGTGATAGCATTGTCTGGTATTACAATTATAAGTGCTAGTATTTTTATAAATTCTAATATTTTCGCAGCAGATTCATCAAAGACTGACGCTGAATCTATAGCTTGGACTAAAGCTTTTATAAAAAGAGAGATGGGCAGGAATATTAGTGATACAGAGAAAGAAATTAATAAAGTTAATGAAGATAGCGATATAAAAAAATTTGATATGTCTAAGGCTCAAAAGAGGTTTGAAGATACTTTATTTGTGGGTGATTCTGTAACTGAATATTTGAGAGAAGCTAATATACTTGATTCTTCTAGTGTGGTTGCCAAAAAAGGTGAACATGTAAATCAAGCAGAAAAGCATTTAAATGAAATAAAGGACTTAAAACCTAAACAAGTAGTTATACTTTATGGTGCTAATGACATAACATATTCTTCTCCAGAAAAATTTAAAGAAGAGTACATAAAGTTGGTAAAGTCTATAAAAGAAGTTGATAAAGATGTAAATATATTTATTCAAGCTCCTTTACCAGTTTACGAAAAGGTAGCTGCAGCCAAGGATTCGAGAATAAATAATGAAAATATTAAACTATTTACAGAAAAGGCTAAACAGGTAGCTAGTATGACTGGCGCGCATTTTCTTTCATCCGATGGATTAATTACATCTGATGAAATGTATGAGCCAGATGGAATACATCTAAAATATGCTTTCTATAGAAATTGGTTGCATTTCTTGAGTGAAAACATATAG
- the rplJ gene encoding 50S ribosomal protein L10, producing the protein MSNAIEMKSAVVSEIAEKLQKASSVIVVDYKGLTVEQVTELRSQMREAGVDYKVYKNTLVRRAAKEVEGEAYANFNDELLVGPNAIAFGYEDPVAPARILKGFMDKNPKKLSLKMGIVEGEFYDEKKIVELADIPSREELIAKLLGSLKAPLSNFVYLLDAVAKKDGEEATEEA; encoded by the coding sequence ATGAGTAATGCTATTGAAATGAAATCAGCAGTGGTTTCAGAAATTGCAGAAAAATTACAGAAAGCTTCATCTGTTATCGTAGTTGACTACAAAGGTTTAACAGTTGAACAGGTTACAGAATTAAGAAGTCAGATGAGAGAAGCTGGTGTTGATTACAAGGTATACAAGAATACACTTGTAAGAAGAGCTGCTAAGGAAGTTGAAGGAGAAGCTTATGCTAACTTCAATGATGAACTATTAGTAGGACCAAATGCTATAGCTTTTGGATATGAAGATCCAGTTGCTCCAGCTAGAATACTTAAGGGATTTATGGATAAGAATCCTAAGAAGTTATCTTTAAAGATGGGTATAGTAGAAGGCGAATTCTATGATGAAAAGAAAATTGTTGAACTTGCAGATATACCATCAAGAGAAGAACTTATCGCAAAACTTCTTGGCAGCTTGAAGGCTCCACTATCAAACTTTGTTTACTTATTGGATGCTGTTGCAAAGAAAGACGGCGAAGAAGCTACAGAAGAAGCATAA
- a CDS encoding ParM/StbA family protein translates to MDKKINNTDINDIETFENTIVEKYTSDEKQYSEDKTVKNEEEKSKLLKKDQNKTNIKKKENENKMDTQIIGLDIGRGYVKGYSLYNEKEYTCLFKSIYGDGRNISLDDYKENPIYVEIDGAEYFVGDLSEKESMKSIRNAGDSKTSSVVRILISAALSEIAVSDNVSLIIGVPYKIFKKSTLKEIQREYKDSTVSVKNKINNSVKTIKIENVNIFREADAALIYAMGSKINEHKPVGMVNIGFRTTELSYFDKGFKFNDKLSTTIESGNQNALKMVQKRLVENGITKSLPEIDSADDYPELKELAYKLTSDDTNEIIEETWNNLDEMDIYVSGGTALNLSLDDRYIKVEDSQMATAKGLYEVGVKLEK, encoded by the coding sequence ATGGATAAAAAAATAAATAATACAGATATCAATGATATCGAAACATTTGAAAATACTATAGTTGAAAAATATACATCAGATGAAAAACAGTATTCAGAAGATAAAACAGTAAAAAATGAAGAAGAAAAATCAAAATTATTGAAAAAAGACCAAAATAAAACAAATATTAAAAAGAAGGAGAATGAAAATAAGATGGACACTCAAATAATAGGATTAGATATTGGTAGAGGTTATGTAAAAGGATATTCATTATACAACGAAAAAGAGTATACTTGTTTATTCAAAAGTATATATGGCGATGGTAGAAATATTTCATTAGATGACTACAAAGAGAATCCAATATATGTAGAAATAGATGGTGCAGAATACTTTGTAGGAGACCTTTCAGAAAAAGAAAGTATGAAAAGCATCAGAAATGCTGGAGACAGTAAAACATCATCAGTAGTTAGAATATTGATAAGTGCAGCACTAAGTGAAATAGCCGTATCAGACAATGTAAGTCTGATAATAGGCGTTCCATACAAAATTTTCAAGAAGAGCACGCTAAAGGAAATACAGAGGGAATATAAGGATTCTACAGTCTCTGTAAAGAATAAAATAAATAACAGCGTCAAAACTATAAAGATAGAAAATGTAAACATATTTAGAGAAGCAGATGCAGCTTTAATATATGCTATGGGTAGTAAAATAAACGAGCATAAACCAGTAGGTATGGTTAATATAGGATTTAGAACTACTGAACTTAGCTACTTTGATAAGGGCTTTAAATTCAATGATAAACTAAGCACAACTATAGAATCTGGAAATCAAAATGCATTAAAAATGGTACAAAAAAGACTGGTAGAAAATGGAATCACTAAGAGTTTACCTGAAATTGATTCAGCCGATGATTATCCAGAATTAAAGGAATTAGCTTACAAATTAACTTCTGATGATACAAACGAAATCATTGAAGAAACTTGGAATAACTTGGATGAAATGGATATATATGTATCAGGAGGTACAGCGCTTAATTTGAGTTTAGATGATAGATACATTAAAGTTGAAGATAGCCAAATGGCCACTGCAAAGGGATTATACGAGGTTGGTGTAAAACTTGAAAAATAA
- the rpsL gene encoding 30S ribosomal protein S12, producing MPTINQLVRNSRKALEKNSTAPALQKGYNSLKKKSTNLSAPQKRGVCTSVKTVTPKKPNSALRKVARVRLTNGIEVSAYIPGEGHNLQEHSVVLIRGGRIKDLPGVRYHILRGTLDTAGVDKRRQSRSKYGAKRPKEAKK from the coding sequence ATGCCAACAATCAACCAATTAGTACGTAATAGTAGAAAAGCGCTAGAAAAAAATTCTACAGCGCCAGCACTTCAGAAAGGTTACAATTCTTTAAAGAAGAAGTCAACTAATCTGAGTGCACCACAAAAAAGAGGGGTTTGTACTTCAGTTAAGACAGTAACACCAAAGAAGCCAAACTCAGCTCTTAGAAAAGTTGCCAGAGTTAGATTAACTAACGGTATAGAAGTATCTGCTTATATTCCAGGTGAAGGACACAACTTACAGGAACATAGTGTTGTTCTTATAAGAGGTGGTAGAATAAAGGACTTACCAGGTGTAAGATACCATATATTAAGAGGTACACTAGATACTGCAGGTGTTGACAAGAGAAGACAGTCAAGATCTAAGTATGGTGCTAAGAGACCAAAAGAAGCTAAAAAGTAA
- the rplL gene encoding 50S ribosomal protein L7/L12: MTIEQILEAIENMKVLELNELVKAAEEKFGVSASAPVMMAGAAAGGAAAGEEKTEFDVILTSAGSSKVGVIKEVRAITGLGLKEAKEVVDNAPKAVKEGVSKEEAEEIKSKLEAAGASVEVK, from the coding sequence ATGACAATAGAACAGATATTAGAAGCTATAGAAAATATGAAAGTTTTAGAATTAAATGAATTAGTTAAGGCTGCAGAAGAAAAATTCGGTGTATCTGCATCTGCTCCAGTAATGATGGCTGGTGCTGCTGCTGGCGGTGCTGCTGCTGGTGAAGAAAAGACTGAATTTGATGTAATATTAACTTCAGCTGGTTCTTCAAAGGTTGGAGTAATCAAGGAAGTTAGAGCTATAACAGGTCTTGGATTAAAGGAAGCTAAGGAAGTTGTAGATAACGCTCCAAAGGCTGTTAAAGAAGGCGTTTCTAAGGAAGAAGCTGAAGAAATTAAGAGTAAGTTAGAAGCTGCTGGTGCATCAGTAGAAGTTAAGTAA
- the rpsG gene encoding 30S ribosomal protein S7, which yields MPRKGNVPKRDVLPDPMYGSKVVTKLINNLMYDGKKGKSQKLVYDAFALVAERTGEDALEVFNKAMENIMPVLEVKARRVGGANYQVPIEVRADRRQTLGLRWLVKYTRARGEKGMVEKLAKEIMDAANNTGASVKKKEDTHKMAEANKAFAHYRW from the coding sequence ATGCCAAGAAAAGGTAATGTTCCAAAGAGAGATGTACTACCAGATCCAATGTACGGAAGTAAGGTAGTTACTAAGTTAATAAACAATTTAATGTATGATGGTAAAAAAGGAAAGTCACAGAAATTAGTATATGACGCTTTTGCATTAGTAGCTGAAAGAACTGGAGAAGATGCTCTAGAAGTATTCAACAAGGCTATGGAAAACATCATGCCAGTATTAGAAGTAAAAGCTAGAAGAGTCGGTGGTGCAAACTATCAGGTGCCTATCGAAGTTAGAGCTGACAGAAGACAGACTTTAGGTCTTAGATGGTTAGTAAAATATACAAGAGCTAGAGGCGAAAAGGGAATGGTTGAAAAGCTTGCAAAGGAAATAATGGATGCAGCAAACAACACTGGAGCTTCAGTTAAGAAGAAAGAAGATACTCATAAGATGGCAGAAGCTAATAAGGCGTTTGCTCACTACAGATGGTAA
- a CDS encoding DUF4358 domain-containing protein, whose translation MNNNNDDKKKEKAKKESNTSNFEQTARLRIITSEEIEHTRKGKDDEINPFRNFVKRKPLKTSSIYRKKYAILWVVVFLVFVLAYQFVKVKEINFSELSTQIENNVSMDELQKGDESTLRKLYGIDRTDIEKFCSYAPKSNMIASEILVIKAKPEAVQSIVNKIQVRIDSQSNSFKNYAPDQYSIISQSQLKVKGDYIYYISAKNMNKIDEAIKASYK comes from the coding sequence TTGAATAATAATAATGATGACAAGAAGAAGGAAAAAGCAAAAAAAGAATCTAATACTAGTAATTTTGAACAAACAGCTAGGCTTAGAATAATTACTAGTGAAGAAATTGAACATACAAGAAAAGGCAAAGATGATGAAATTAACCCTTTTAGAAACTTTGTAAAAAGAAAACCTCTAAAAACAAGTTCTATATACAGAAAAAAATATGCTATTTTATGGGTTGTTGTATTTCTAGTGTTTGTACTTGCTTATCAGTTTGTGAAGGTAAAAGAAATTAATTTTTCTGAACTGAGCACACAAATTGAAAATAATGTCAGTATGGACGAGCTTCAAAAAGGAGATGAGTCTACTCTTAGGAAATTATATGGTATAGATAGAACGGATATTGAAAAATTCTGTTCATATGCTCCGAAGAGTAATATGATAGCCAGTGAAATTTTAGTAATAAAAGCTAAACCAGAAGCTGTGCAGTCGATAGTGAATAAAATACAGGTTAGAATAGATTCACAATCTAATAGTTTTAAGAATTATGCTCCAGACCAATACAGTATAATAAGCCAAAGTCAGTTAAAGGTTAAGGGAGATTATATTTATTATATATCAGCAAAAAATATGAATAAAATTGATGAAGCTATAAAGGCTAGTTATAAATAA
- a CDS encoding MBOAT family O-acyltransferase: MYNIKNKREEAKFYMVCLIVFNVSILAFYKYYGFLIDNISILTGLNLKIINLPLPFGISFYTFKIISYIVDVYLGKCKPQSRLTSFALYVSIFPQIGAGPIVQYSDMESELFERKVTPEKFGKGVEKFIMGLGKKVLIANNLSLIWVQVKSIPGLEMSALTAWLGIIAFTLYIYFDFSGYSDMAIGLGRMLGFTWAENFNYPYISKSASEFWRRWHISLGNWFKTYIYIPLGGNRVSKLLNLRNIFVVWMVTGLWHGANWNFIFWGLFYGIIIYLEKIKIAKPLSRMNSKIQVLYCLFIVVIGWVMFDLQSVGQIFKFYANMFIIGSTGLVDSNALYIIRTSWKLFLIAILGSTPFVLGLYENIKRRFGKNGYIFLAVFYAIIVLLSISSLVADSYSPFLYFKF; this comes from the coding sequence ATGTACAATATTAAAAACAAAAGAGAAGAAGCAAAATTTTATATGGTATGTCTAATAGTTTTCAATGTTTCTATACTGGCATTTTATAAATATTATGGATTTCTGATAGATAATATTAGCATACTTACTGGATTAAATCTAAAGATAATTAACTTACCACTTCCTTTTGGTATATCATTTTATACTTTTAAGATAATTTCTTATATAGTGGATGTGTATCTTGGTAAATGTAAACCTCAGTCAAGGCTTACGAGTTTTGCTTTGTATGTGTCTATATTCCCACAAATTGGTGCAGGACCAATAGTTCAGTACTCTGATATGGAGTCAGAGCTATTTGAAAGAAAAGTAACTCCTGAGAAGTTTGGCAAGGGTGTAGAGAAGTTTATAATGGGGCTTGGTAAAAAAGTATTGATAGCTAATAATTTGTCTCTTATATGGGTGCAGGTAAAGTCTATACCAGGATTAGAGATGTCAGCTTTGACAGCTTGGTTAGGAATTATAGCCTTTACACTATATATATATTTTGACTTTAGTGGATATTCTGATATGGCTATAGGTCTTGGAAGAATGTTAGGATTTACTTGGGCTGAGAACTTTAATTATCCATATATATCAAAATCAGCTAGTGAGTTCTGGAGAAGATGGCATATATCTTTAGGTAACTGGTTCAAGACATATATTTATATTCCTCTAGGAGGTAATAGAGTATCAAAATTATTGAACCTAAGAAATATATTTGTTGTATGGATGGTTACAGGTTTATGGCATGGTGCTAACTGGAATTTTATATTCTGGGGGTTATTTTATGGAATTATAATTTATTTAGAAAAAATAAAAATAGCTAAGCCACTTTCGAGAATGAATAGTAAAATACAGGTTTTATACTGTCTTTTCATTGTTGTAATAGGCTGGGTAATGTTTGATTTACAGTCTGTAGGGCAGATATTTAAGTTCTATGCCAATATGTTTATTATAGGCTCGACAGGTTTAGTTGACTCAAATGCTCTTTATATAATTAGAACATCATGGAAGTTGTTTTTAATAGCTATCCTAGGTTCTACACCATTTGTTCTTGGTTTATATGAAAATATAAAAAGAAGGTTTGGAAAGAATGGTTATATATTCTTAGCAGTATTTTATGCGATTATAGTATTGTTATCTATATCCTCATTGGTAGCTGATAGCTATAGTCCATTCTTGTATTTTAAGTTTTAG